From Halalkalicoccus sp. CG83, one genomic window encodes:
- a CDS encoding TIGR00341 family protein, producing the protein MRLVQVLVSEEKRGAIVDILDEENIDFVLTEEASDRDLNSVISFPLPTPAVEPILSQLREVQTEEDSYVIVTAAETVVSRQFEELESRYEKGGDPRDTTRIAREELFERAEDMSPAHRTFLLLTTISSIVATTGLLLDSAAVVVGSMVIAPLLGPAIGTGVGTVLDNENLFREGVKQQAIGLVAAVAAATLFTLFVQATNLVPPGTDVLAISEINSRVSPDLLTLVIAIGAGVAGAWSLTAGSSEVLVGVMVAAALVPPLGVVGIGIAYGMPVVALSASVSVLVNVCAINIAGLGVFWYKGYRPTTWSKENRASRETRRRILVFIALTLVLSGFLGLVSYDAYRTSQFEQELRSDVSAAVDAETGADVELIDTEVQYEDPVPFQQPQRVIVTVSVPPGQEPLSLADSIQQRTDTRIRSSFHVPGIGPILDSSQAEIYVRYVLRESQ; encoded by the coding sequence ATGCGACTCGTACAGGTCCTCGTTTCGGAGGAGAAACGAGGAGCCATCGTCGACATTCTCGACGAGGAGAACATCGATTTCGTCCTTACGGAGGAGGCGAGCGATCGCGATCTGAACTCGGTGATCTCCTTTCCGCTTCCGACCCCCGCCGTCGAACCGATTCTGTCACAGCTCAGGGAGGTCCAGACGGAGGAGGACTCGTACGTCATCGTCACGGCGGCCGAAACCGTCGTCTCCCGGCAGTTCGAGGAACTCGAATCCCGTTACGAGAAGGGCGGCGATCCGAGGGATACGACCCGCATCGCCCGCGAGGAACTCTTCGAACGGGCCGAGGACATGTCGCCCGCGCATCGAACGTTCCTCCTCCTGACGACCATCAGTTCGATCGTCGCCACCACCGGACTACTGCTCGATTCCGCGGCCGTCGTGGTCGGATCGATGGTGATCGCCCCGCTGTTGGGCCCGGCGATCGGTACGGGCGTCGGAACGGTGCTCGACAACGAGAACCTCTTTCGCGAAGGGGTCAAACAGCAGGCGATCGGGCTCGTCGCCGCCGTCGCCGCCGCGACGCTGTTCACGCTGTTCGTTCAAGCGACGAACCTCGTGCCGCCGGGCACCGACGTTCTCGCGATCTCGGAGATCAACAGCCGTGTCTCACCTGACCTCCTCACGCTCGTGATCGCGATCGGTGCGGGTGTCGCCGGCGCGTGGAGTCTGACGGCCGGTTCGTCGGAGGTTCTCGTAGGCGTGATGGTCGCCGCAGCGCTCGTCCCGCCGCTCGGCGTCGTCGGCATCGGTATCGCATACGGCATGCCGGTCGTGGCGTTGAGCGCGAGCGTGTCCGTACTCGTCAACGTCTGTGCGATCAACATCGCCGGCCTCGGCGTGTTCTGGTACAAGGGATATCGTCCGACGACCTGGTCGAAAGAGAACCGGGCGTCGAGGGAAACGCGACGGCGGATCCTCGTGTTCATCGCACTCACGCTCGTCCTCTCGGGGTTTCTCGGGCTGGTCTCCTACGACGCCTATCGAACCTCGCAGTTCGAGCAGGAGCTCCGAAGCGACGTCTCGGCCGCCGTCGACGCCGAGACGGGCGCGGACGTCGAACTGATCGACACCGAAGTGCAGTATGAAGATCCGGTCCCGTTCCAGCAGCCCCAACGCGTCATAGTCACCGTCAGCGTTCCGCCTGGACAGGAACCACTGTCCCTCGCCGATAGCATCCAGCAGCGGACCGACACGCGGATTCGGTCCTCGTTCCACGTTCCGGGTATCGGACCGATTCTCGACTCGAGTCAAGCCGAGATATACGTCCGCTACGTCCTGAGGGAGTCGCAGTGA
- a CDS encoding 7-carboxy-7-deazaguanine synthase QueE — MTNPRSETPAGSDRSEPRTEAPALPINELFHSLQGEGRLAGMPSTFVRTSGCNLRCWFCDSYHTSWEPSGDWMDLDTVHERVDEHGANHVVLTGGEPLLHDASEGLLGRLAEAGYHTTVETNGTIVPDPDTPIDLASVSPKLESSTPTPERDPKGEGEWAERHEERRLDLEALSTLIERYDHQLKFVVTDRGDVEEITELLGRLRERVPVADEDVLLMPEGATRDRLDETQGTVADLAMEYGFRYTPRLHVDLWNDAPGT; from the coding sequence GCGTTGCCGATCAACGAGCTCTTTCACTCGCTCCAGGGGGAGGGACGGCTCGCCGGCATGCCGAGCACGTTCGTCCGCACCAGCGGCTGTAACCTCCGGTGTTGGTTCTGCGACTCCTATCACACCTCCTGGGAGCCCTCGGGCGACTGGATGGACCTCGACACGGTCCACGAGCGGGTCGACGAGCACGGCGCGAATCACGTCGTCCTCACGGGCGGCGAGCCGCTGCTCCACGACGCGAGCGAGGGACTGTTGGGACGGCTCGCCGAGGCGGGCTATCACACCACCGTGGAGACCAACGGGACGATCGTCCCCGACCCCGATACCCCGATCGACCTCGCGAGCGTCAGTCCCAAACTCGAGAGCAGCACTCCCACGCCCGAACGCGACCCGAAGGGGGAGGGCGAGTGGGCGGAACGCCACGAGGAGCGCCGACTCGACCTCGAGGCGCTCTCGACGCTGATCGAACGCTACGACCACCAGCTGAAGTTCGTCGTCACCGATCGAGGGGACGTCGAGGAGATCACGGAGCTGCTCGGCCGGCTTCGCGAACGGGTTCCGGTGGCCGACGAGGACGTCCTGTTGATGCCCGAGGGCGCGACGCGCGACCGGCTCGACGAGACTCAGGGGACGGTCGCGGATCTCGCGATGGAGTACGGCTTTCGCTACACCCCGCGACTGCACGTCGACCTGTGGAACGACGCGCCGGGAACCTGA